A stretch of the Mesorhizobium sp. Pch-S genome encodes the following:
- the pheS gene encoding phenylalanine--tRNA ligase subunit alpha, producing MNANAGNLEVLESALLADIAASADEQAIEAVRIAALGKKGSVSDLLKTLGAMTAEERQVQGPAINGLKNRVTEALAARKAELKNAAIAARLVAETVDVTLPVRQSPAERGRIHPISQVIDEIAAIFGDMGFAIAEGPDIETDHYNFTALNFPVGHPAREMHDTFFLQAADGNEAKLLRTHTSPVQIRTMEVQQPPIRIVIPGKTYRMDSDATHTPMFHQLEGLVIDRTANVANMRWVLEEFCKAFFEVPSLKMRFRPSFFPFTEPSLEVDIQCDRSRPGEVRFGEGNDWMEILGCGMVHPNVLRAGGLDPDEYQGFAWGMGIDRIAMLKYGMPDLRAFFDADVRWLSHYGFRPLDMPTLFGGLST from the coding sequence GTGAACGCCAACGCTGGAAATCTCGAAGTCCTGGAGAGCGCGCTGCTTGCCGATATCGCAGCTTCCGCCGACGAGCAGGCCATCGAGGCCGTACGCATCGCCGCTCTCGGCAAGAAGGGCTCCGTCTCGGACCTGCTGAAGACGCTGGGCGCAATGACCGCCGAGGAGCGCCAGGTCCAGGGCCCGGCGATCAACGGGCTGAAGAACCGCGTCACCGAGGCGCTGGCGGCCCGCAAGGCCGAGCTGAAGAACGCCGCCATCGCTGCCCGCCTCGTCGCCGAGACGGTCGATGTCACGCTGCCGGTGCGCCAGTCGCCGGCCGAGCGTGGCCGCATCCATCCGATCAGCCAGGTCATCGACGAGATCGCCGCCATCTTCGGCGACATGGGCTTCGCGATCGCCGAAGGGCCGGACATCGAGACCGACCATTACAACTTCACCGCGCTCAACTTCCCCGTCGGCCATCCGGCGCGCGAGATGCACGACACGTTTTTCCTGCAGGCGGCCGATGGCAACGAGGCCAAGCTGCTGCGCACCCATACCTCCCCGGTGCAGATCCGCACCATGGAAGTGCAGCAGCCGCCAATCCGCATCGTCATCCCGGGCAAGACCTACCGCATGGATTCGGATGCGACCCATACGCCGATGTTCCACCAGCTCGAAGGGCTGGTCATCGACCGCACGGCCAACGTCGCCAACATGCGCTGGGTGCTGGAGGAGTTCTGCAAGGCCTTCTTCGAGGTGCCGAGCCTGAAGATGCGCTTCCGGCCGTCCTTCTTCCCGTTCACGGAACCGAGCCTGGAAGTCGACATCCAGTGCGACCGTTCGCGACCGGGCGAAGTACGCTTCGGCGAAGGCAACGACTGGATGGAGATCCTCGGCTGCGGCATGGTGCATCCCAATGTGCTGCGCGCCGGCGGGCTCGATCCCGACGAGTATCAGGGCTTCGCCTGGGGCATGGGCATCGACCGCATCGCCATGCTGAAATACGGCATGCCGGACCTGCGCGCCTTCTTCGACGCAGACGTGCGCTGGCTGTCGCATTACGGCTTCCGCCCGC
- the rplT gene encoding 50S ribosomal protein L20 has translation MARVKRGVTAHAKHKKVLKAAKGFYGRRKNTIRIAKQAVEKSLQYAYRDRKARKRNFRALWVQRINAAVREHGLTYGRFIDGLNKAGIEIDRKVLSDMAIHEPQAFAVLVGKAKVALEYLKNTTPNAFESAVA, from the coding sequence ATGGCACGTGTAAAGAGAGGCGTTACCGCCCACGCCAAGCACAAGAAGGTCCTGAAAGCCGCCAAGGGTTTCTACGGCCGTCGCAAGAACACCATCCGCATCGCCAAGCAGGCGGTCGAGAAGTCGCTGCAGTACGCCTATCGCGACCGCAAGGCGCGCAAGCGTAACTTCCGCGCGCTCTGGGTGCAGCGCATCAATGCCGCTGTCCGCGAGCACGGCCTGACCTATGGCCGCTTCATCGACGGCCTCAACAAGGCTGGCATCGAGATCGACCGCAAGGTCCTGTCCGACATGGCTATCCACGAGCCGCAGGCTTTCGCCGTGCTCGTCGGCAAGGCCAAGGTCGCGCTCGAATATCTGAAGAACACCACCCCGAATGCTTTTGAAAGCGCTGTCGCCTAA
- the rpmI gene encoding 50S ribosomal protein L35 yields MPKMKTKSAAKKRFKITATGKVLSAAAGKRHGMIKRSNKFIRDARGTMVLAEPDGKKVIKNFLPNGL; encoded by the coding sequence ATGCCCAAGATGAAGACCAAGTCCGCCGCCAAAAAGCGGTTCAAGATCACTGCGACCGGTAAGGTCCTGTCGGCTGCGGCCGGCAAGCGTCACGGCATGATCAAGCGCAGCAACAAGTTCATTCGCGATGCCCGCGGCACGATGGTTCTTGCTGAACCGGATGGCAAGAAGGTCATCAAGAATTTCCTGCCGAACGGCCTCTGA
- a CDS encoding isoprenylcysteine carboxylmethyltransferase family protein translates to MPTIPSSEALEALGRYQRRRRGGLAVLIAAFFGLIAFSGSLHDELTHERIESTGLALILVGIGGRLWSILYIGGRKSAELVSTGPYSMMRNPLYFFSTIAAAGIGAQTGSVVVTIASALLCAAVFHIVALREERHLKTALGAPYEEYLRRVPRFLPNPFLYRDETEVTFTPRIFNLTLRDGLVFLAAIPFFEFIEEGQENGLVPILFWLY, encoded by the coding sequence ATGCCCACCATCCCATCATCCGAGGCGCTCGAAGCATTGGGGCGCTATCAGCGGCGGCGGCGCGGCGGGCTTGCCGTCCTGATCGCTGCTTTCTTCGGGCTGATCGCCTTCAGCGGCTCGCTGCATGACGAACTCACGCATGAGCGGATCGAATCGACGGGCCTTGCCCTGATCCTGGTCGGTATCGGTGGCCGGCTCTGGTCGATCCTCTATATCGGCGGGCGCAAGTCCGCGGAGCTGGTCTCGACCGGTCCCTATTCGATGATGCGCAACCCACTGTATTTCTTTTCCACGATTGCCGCCGCCGGCATCGGCGCCCAGACAGGTAGCGTGGTGGTGACGATCGCTTCCGCGCTGCTCTGCGCTGCCGTGTTCCACATCGTCGCCCTGCGGGAAGAGCGCCATCTGAAGACCGCGCTCGGCGCGCCTTATGAGGAATACTTGCGGCGCGTGCCGCGTTTCCTGCCAAATCCGTTTCTCTACCGGGATGAGACGGAGGTGACGTTCACGCCGCGCATCTTCAATCTCACCTTGCGCGACGGCCTGGTTTTCCTGGCAGCCATCCCTTTCTTCGAATTCATCGAGGAAGGTCAGGAGAACGGGCTGGTGCCAATCCTGTTCTGGCTTTACTGA